Within Acidobacteriota bacterium, the genomic segment CACGCCCAGGCTCAACGTCAGCAGCACACACAAAAACAACATCCAACGCATTTTCCCACGCAAGTTCTTAAATGACATTTGAGTTGACACCTCTATAATCGAAAACTACACTCCGCTGTTTGATTTGAGCCGATGATAGCTCACTGCAAGCGTATTTCGCCAGTCCCTTGCGCTCAAAGCCTTTAGGATGGTGAGAGCATCAGGGTAGCTGATAGTTTCTGAACGCTTCAAATCTGGCAAACGCGCAAACAACTTTCATTTTTCTTTCCGCATTCATAATCCGGACTCGACATTGCCATCAGCCGTACCGGCGATTTCGAGCCATCGTCAACGTAGTAATTATTCCGAGAAGGAGCCAACACATGAAAATTGGAATTTTGGTCGGGATGGAGAACACTTTTCCACCCGCATTGATCGAGAAAATTAACAACATGGACGCGGGCGTCACCGCCGAATACGTCAAAATTGGCGGCGTCAACATGGGTGAAGCCACAGAATACCGCGTCATTTTGGATCGCATTTCCCACGAAATCCCGTTCTATCGTTCGTACCTGAAAAACGCCGTGCTGAACGGTGCCATTGTCGTCAACAATCCTTTCTGGTGGTCGGCGGATGAAAAGTTCTTCGGCTATTCACTGGCGACGAAGCTCGGTTTGGCCGTGCCAAAAACGGTGCTGCTGCCGCAAAAGGCTTATATCAAAGGCGTGACCGATGCCAGTTTGCGCAATCTGGAATTTCCGCTGGATTGGCAAGGCATGATTGATCACGTCGGGCTGCCCGCCATCTTGAAACCGCACGACGGCGGAGGCTGGCGCGATGTTTATAAAGTGGATTCGCTGGAAGAATTGTGGCGGGATTACGACCAGACCGGTACGCTGGCAATGACCTTGCAGGAATTCATTGACTTCACGGATTACGTTCGCTGTTACTGCGTGGGTCGCAAAGACGTTCTGATCATGCCCTACGATCCGAAAAATCGCCGCTACCTGCCGCAGGAAGCCCTGGAGAATTACACCCCCGAAATGCTGGATCGCATCACACGCGACACGATTCTGATCAACGAAGCCCTTGGGTACGACCTGAACACTGTGGAATTCGCGATCAAAGACGGCGTGCCATACGCGATTGATTTCACCAACCCCGCGCCCGACGCAGACATCTGGTCTGTCACCGAACCGTACCACAACTGGATCGTCGAAAAGATGGCTAACCTGTTGGTGGATTACGCTCAAAACGGCCAGCCGACCGCACATTATCACCGCTGGTACAAATGGTTGAACCCGGAATCGGCTTCAGAGACGGCGGCAACCGCCGGGCAATTGGCGCAAGACCTGGTCACCGGAGTCGAGCAAATGGCCCAAAAAGCTTCGAGCGCATTGTCCGAAGTAATTGACCAGATCACCGAACCCATCAAACCCAAGCGCGCGCGCAAACCTACTGAGAAAGAAGCCAAAGCGGCTTCCAAAGCTGCGAAGAGCGCAAAAGCGACTAAAACGACCAAGAAGTAGTCCATAAAACTAATGAGCCGCGCCACTGTTCACTTACGTTACTGAGCGGCGCGGCTCTGTTTGATTTTTGGATGCGGTCACCCGCATCGCCGGATGCGCGAACTGGACTCTCTTTGAGCGCGCTAGACGAAATCCCTTCCGCCGATTCTGGCAATCAAGAGTGCTGGCGGCGACCACAACACGAAATCCGATATTGTTGTTGCGGTTGCCGGGATCGTTGTTGTTACGGTTGGCAGAGCGACAATTGTTACCATTGTTGTTCCACGAGCCGCCCCGAACGACCCAATGTCGCGTCCCGATTTCAGCCCCTGGCAAAAGCCAGCAAACTGAAAACTTGTTGGCGGAGTCGGAACGTATCGCCGTGTTCCAAATGCGCCACCCAACTCCGCACTGACTGTGTAATTCGATCAAGTCCAAACCGTCCGCTGCGGTAATCGTCCTGCAGCTTTTTCAACCTGCGGCGCGAACGACGAAGATTCTCGTTTCGTACGCGAATTCGATCCGGCAAAATACGAAAGCCGACAAAGTTTGCTCCTCTTCGCGTTTCAAACAACTGGCTTTTGACCGGATGAATCTTCAGCCGCAACGCTGCCAACCGTTCTTCGATTGCGGCTCGCGCTTCGGCTAATTGACGGTAATCGTCGCCAAATAACGCGAAATCGTCTACATACCGAACGTACTTTTCCACCCGCAATCGCTCTTTCACGAAATGATCCAGGTCGTTCAAGTAAATGTTGGCGAAAAACTGGCTGGTCAAATTGCCGATGGGCAGTCCGCGTCGCCGCTCCGACGGAGTAAAAAGATCATCGCCGGAAAAGAAATGGGTTACCTGTTCCTGTTCGTTGCTGGCATCAATGTTGGTTTCGATCAACCACAAGGTGTCGGCGCATTTGATTTTGCGGCGGATGGCTGTTTTCAGGATTTCGTGGTCAATGCTTGGAAAGTATTTGCGGATGTCACATTGCAAAACGTAGCGACTGGAACGTGCAAATTCAGTAAACCGGCGTAGCGCGCGATGGTTGCCGAACCCTTCGCGGTTAGCATAAGAATCGCGGATAAACGTCCGTTCAAAAATCGGCGCGATGACGTTGCACAAAGCGTGATGCACAACCCGGTCTCGATACGGTGCGGCAGAAATCATTCGCTTCTTGGGTTCGACAATTTGAAAGGTTCGGTATTTGCCCGGTCGGTAGGATTTGGTTCCAAGCTCGCATTGCAGTTGCAGTAATTCATCACCCAGCCGGTCGTTGAACCGCATCACATTTTCCTGATACCGCTTGCCGCGTTGGGCTTTTCTGGCTGCTGCCAGCAGGTTGTCGAATTCAATTACCTGTGGCCACAAATTTCCGTAACGTTTCATTTTGTTTTTGTAAAGGCTCAGCCTGCTTCGTCCCAGCGGGACGGTTGAGTTTAGGCAGGTCGTTCACGGCCTGCGTACGATCATCAAAACCGTATTCGTCCCATCGGGACGATTGAATTTGTGCTAAAAAATGAATTGGTTTACCAGAAGATTCAACCGTCCCGCTGGGACGGGCTATTCCTTGACCTCTTTGCAGGCCGTGAACGACCTGCCTAAATTCAGTTGTCCCTACCGGGACAAAGAGGGCTGAGTAGTTACTTGTTTTTGTTGGTTGATCCATCTTCCAAGATTGACGCCTACTTCGTTAATCAGCTTTGTGGCGTAAAGATAACGGTTGCTATCCATCTGCTTGAAATCCAGCAGCAGCCTTGTTTGATAACGTGTTCGTTCCAGTCGCACGTTGATCGTTTGCAGTAATTCCAGCTTCTCTCTGGCGTACCTCGCTGTAATCAATTCCTCCAACATCAGGTACAAACTTTCGATCATGCGATCACCCAACGTATAACGATGATCGCGCGGCAATCGCTGCAATATCGGCACGTACCACAAGATCAGATCGTATGTTTTTTGGATCACCGGCAATTCCGGCGTTGTTTTTTTGCTCATGTCAAAAACCAAAAATAAATTCGACCGCTTCGCGGTAGGGTAAAAAAGCGTAAAAAGGGCAGAAGGGTTACGAAGACCTGGCGGCGACCACAACACGAAATCCGAAAGTGAGGTCGCGGAGGCCGGGAACGACGTCGTTACGGAAGGCAGAGCGACAATCGCGACCATTGACGCTCCACGAGCCGCCCCGAACGACCCAACGACTTGAGTCTCCACCACTCAACCAAGCTGAGCCGTCAGTAGGTGCTTTTTTGTAATCGGAATGCCAGACATCTTCGCACCACTCCCAGACGTTGCCATGCATATCGTAAAGGCCAAATGCATTCGGTTCAAAGCTGCCAACCGGAGTCGTCTTTTTGCGGTAAACAGATTTCTTTGCGCCACCGTAAGGATAATTACCGTCGAAGTTTGCCTGCTCTGAAGATAGCGAATCACCGAAAGCGAATTCGGTTGTTGTTCCTGCACGACAGGCATACTCCCATTCGGCTTCGCTTGGCAACCGATAAGCTTTGTTGGTCATTTTCGCCAGCTTCTTGCAAAACTCCTGGGCGTCTTCCCACGAAACGCTTTCCATCGGCAGATCGTCACCCGTGAAGCCTGGTTTCAGCTTGTCGCCCATCACAGCATTCCATTGCGCCTGGGTAACCTGGAACTTGCCGATGTAAAACGCCGGAACGGTCACTTCGTGCGGCGGCTTTTCGCTGCCGTCTTTTTCAGACCCCATCGTGAACTTGCCGCCGGGGATGTAAACCATTTCCAGCTTGACGCCGTTCAGATCGTCGGTGAATCCGTTTGTGGCGTTGTTCGGAGTTCCGCCTTCAGGCGGTTTCGCTTCGGCTTGCGGTTTATGGGCAGGCGCGTTCGTCGTTTCATTTTTGGGCGGTTTAGTTGCTGGCGGGTTCGTCGTCTTGACTTCGAGCGGCTTGATTGGTCTGTCACCAGAACTCTGACCGCCTGAAGGCGGAACTACGAACGTTTTCATCCATTGGCTGCTGAACCTGCCGGGCCTCATTCCCTTTTGAAGCTGGTCTAGTAATTCAAACAGTTTTTTGTCACGCTTCGGCTGGTTGTCGCGGATAATGCGGCGCGCTTGGTCGGCGAGTTCTTCGTCAATTTCTTCGTTCGTGTCCAGTTCATTGATCAACTTTCGGAATGCTTGTAGTTGTTCAGGTGAATACACGGCGGCGGCGCGGGCGATGAACAATTCCCCTCCACGCTGTTCCAACCCAAAAAAGCGCGGTTTCTGTTTTCCGGCTTTGACGACTTCGGCAGAGGCGTACTGATAAACAGAGCTGGCGCTGATCAATCCGTCGTCGTTCGGTCTGGCTTTGCCTTGCCGTATGCCTTCCAACAAATGTTTGGTCAACAAACCGTATTCGTCGGTTTCTTTTTCAATGGCGGTTTCCACGGCGGACGACGCCGTGATGATGTAAATGCCCGTGGAAAGGTCTTCCATCGGATTGTCGTCATCACCTCGACTGAGGAAGTCATGCTTGATCGCCGCGCTGTAACAACAATCCAGAATCATCACCACGCGGCGGCGGTTATGATGGTCAATCATCCGGCGCAATCGTTCGGTCGGTAACCAGGTGGAAGTCAACAAGTCTTTGCGGCTGTCTGCCGTCGCCAGATACAGCCTGTCGCTGGCATCGCAATACCCGTGGCCGGAATAGTAAAAGAGAATCAAATCTTCCGGTTTGGACGCGGCAAAGACAGTTTCGATTTCGGGCAGGATTTCGTAATGCGGCTGGTTCGGGAAAACGTGCAAATCGTCTTTGGTGAACAATCCGAATTCCGAAGACGCCAGTGTTGCGGCCATTCCATCCAAGTCGTTGAGCGGGCAACGCAAATCCTTCAGCCCCGATTTCGGGCCGAACTGGCTGGAACCGATCAAAATGGCGTGGTTGCGTCCTTTCTGGCTCATGGATTCAATTGCTGTGGTTCATCGCCAGCCATCAGAGCTTTGACTTGAGAAATGACCTCGGCGCTTTCGCAATTTTCGGTTTTGATGGTGACCTCTCCTTTCGGCGTTTTGACTTTGATTTCGACCTTGCGGTTCTTTTTGACGTACGCTTCCAACACTTTAATCGCTGTTACGACTACGCCGCCACTGCCAATCAGCGTCATCACGATCTGTCCCCAAACAGGCAAATCGCCTCTTGCGCCCGGCGAATCTTCGCCCGTTACCAACGCGGCATTTGCGCCCGCCTCATCGCGCAGAGAAGAGCAAAGCTTGCGCGTCAATTGCTGTAATTCGTCTTGATCGAGTTCATCGGAAGAAAGCGAAAGATTGATTTCCATCTGCCTGGCTCCTTTGATTGAGTGCGGGCTGAACCGCGACGCGGATTGTAATGGGCTGAATCGGTTTTGCAAAAGTTCAGCCGTCCCTGACGGGACTTGCCGGTATCACGTCATCGTTCCCGGCAATGAATTGCCGCGCTACTTTCAGATCGTCCCTGACAGGACGAAAACCTCTTTCTGGCTAACCGTCAAATCAAGGCAACATCGCCAATCGGTCGCGTGCGATGTTCGCTTCGTTCGTTTGCGGAGACATTTCGGCGACGCGTTGGTATTTCAGTTTGGCTTCGGCCAGGTTGCCGGATTGTTCCAGGCTTTGGGCCAGGCTCAGCATGCCTTGTTGGTGCGTTGGTTGGGCGTTGGTCAGTTGCGTCAGGATGGCGATGGCTTCCTGTGTGCGGTTGGTTTTTCGGTAGACTTCGCCCAGCGTGTACAGCATGACGGGATTGCCGGGTTGGGTTTTGCGGACTTGCTCCAGTTGCTCTTCGGCTTCTTTCAGGCGGCCCTGGTTGTTCATCACCGTCGCCAGATTGATGCGCGGTTCGGCGTAATCGGGTTTGTATTTCAGCGCGTTGCGGTAGGAAGCTTCGGCGTCTTGCAGTTTGCCTTGTTGCTGGTACACCCAGCCGAGGTAGTAATGCGCGTCGGCATAATTGGCCTGTTCGGAAATGGCCTGCATCAAGGGCGATTCGGCTTCGGCAAAGCGGTTCTGTTTGGCCAGCGAATCCGCGAAGTTGTAAAGCGTTTGCGTGTAGCGCGCGCCATTGGCGACGGCTTGGCGGTATAAAGGTTCGGCTTGAGGAAAGTTATTTCGTTTGTAGTAAATGTCGGCCAGATTCGACATGGCGTCGTAATAATCAGGCTTGGCGGCGATGGCCTGGCGGAATAACTTTTCGGCTTCGGCTTCGTTGGAATGGTTGGAATAATAGGCCGCCAGATAATTCAGCAAAAACGGTCGGTCCGGAGCGAACTTCAGCGCATTGTTCGCCATCGTCAGGTCGTTTTGCCACGTCAGGTTTTGGGCAAAGGTCAGCCCTGAAAACACAAGGACGATCAAAATGGCAGCGGCAAACACCAGTTTTTTCGCAGAACCGCTGGCTTGGTTGTACAACCAGACAAGCCCCATTGCCACCAGCAAACAAAATCCCACCGAAGGCAAATACAGATAACGATCATGGATGATGGATTCTTCCGGGTTGAATGCTTTCAGGTTCAGCACGGGCAGCACAAACAGTCCCACCCAGGCCAGCGCCAGCAATCCGATTTTGGATTTGCGAACCAGCCACAAACTGACGGCGA encodes:
- a CDS encoding SUMF1/EgtB/PvdO family nonheme iron enzyme — translated: MDLIELHSQCGVGWRIWNTAIRSDSANKFSVCWLLPGAEIGTRHWVVRGGSWNNNGNNCRSANRNNNDPGNRNNNIGFRVVVAASTLDCQNRRKGFRLARSKRVQFAHPAMRVTASKNQTEPRRSVT
- a CDS encoding RNA-directed DNA polymerase, which gives rise to MKRYGNLWPQVIEFDNLLAAARKAQRGKRYQENVMRFNDRLGDELLQLQCELGTKSYRPGKYRTFQIVEPKKRMISAAPYRDRVVHHALCNVIAPIFERTFIRDSYANREGFGNHRALRRFTEFARSSRYVLQCDIRKYFPSIDHEILKTAIRRKIKCADTLWLIETNIDASNEQEQVTHFFSGDDLFTPSERRRGLPIGNLTSQFFANIYLNDLDHFVKERLRVEKYVRYVDDFALFGDDYRQLAEARAAIEERLAALRLKIHPVKSQLFETRRGANFVGFRILPDRIRVRNENLRRSRRRLKKLQDDYRSGRFGLDRITQSVRSWVAHLEHGDTFRLRQQVFSLLAFARG
- the avd gene encoding diversity-generating retroelement protein Avd, whose translation is MSKKTTPELPVIQKTYDLILWYVPILQRLPRDHRYTLGDRMIESLYLMLEELITARYAREKLELLQTINVRLERTRYQTRLLLDFKQMDSNRYLYATKLINEVGVNLGRWINQQKQVTTQPSLSR
- a CDS encoding SUMF1/EgtB/PvdO family nonheme iron enzyme, whose protein sequence is MSQKGRNHAILIGSSQFGPKSGLKDLRCPLNDLDGMAATLASSEFGLFTKDDLHVFPNQPHYEILPEIETVFAASKPEDLILFYYSGHGYCDASDRLYLATADSRKDLLTSTWLPTERLRRMIDHHNRRRVVMILDCCYSAAIKHDFLSRGDDDNPMEDLSTGIYIITASSAVETAIEKETDEYGLLTKHLLEGIRQGKARPNDDGLISASSVYQYASAEVVKAGKQKPRFFGLEQRGGELFIARAAAVYSPEQLQAFRKLINELDTNEEIDEELADQARRIIRDNQPKRDKKLFELLDQLQKGMRPGRFSSQWMKTFVVPPSGGQSSGDRPIKPLEVKTTNPPATKPPKNETTNAPAHKPQAEAKPPEGGTPNNATNGFTDDLNGVKLEMVYIPGGKFTMGSEKDGSEKPPHEVTVPAFYIGKFQVTQAQWNAVMGDKLKPGFTGDDLPMESVSWEDAQEFCKKLAKMTNKAYRLPSEAEWEYACRAGTTTEFAFGDSLSSEQANFDGNYPYGGAKKSVYRKKTTPVGSFEPNAFGLYDMHGNVWEWCEDVWHSDYKKAPTDGSAWLSGGDSSRWVVRGGSWSVNGRDCRSAFRNDVVPGLRDLTFGFRVVVAARSS
- a CDS encoding tetratricopeptide repeat protein translates to MKKSKGKKKSSPKPQPVARIEEQKPEAPVAAEPSEPKPAAQQRIESPSFSIKPGKSERNAILLVLAVTLLVFLNSLTGEFVYDDSFQILKNPTLQSAANIPLMFTQGVWQFMTSDPSKAVGLYYRPMFNSLLIVNYQLFGFSPFGWHLVSLLLHLAATFLVYRLVRAWDQSREVAVLAALLFGVHPIHVESVAWVSGVPDPLAAVFVLLALLFHERSVKESEASGKWQLASLAMALLALFTKEVAIVMAGAVALREWLRSGEKESFNARLSRTVQQTAPFLIAGFLYLAARIAVLGFISKPEPKAAGITPLQVLLTEPSVLFAYVRLLFLPYPLSVIYDHGYVDVPSQPPFWLPLILFVAVLAVSLWLVRKSKIGLLALAWVGLFVLPVLNLKAFNPEESIIHDRYLYLPSVGFCLLVAMGLVWLYNQASGSAKKLVFAAAILIVLVFSGLTFAQNLTWQNDLTMANNALKFAPDRPFLLNYLAAYYSNHSNEAEAEKLFRQAIAAKPDYYDAMSNLADIYYKRNNFPQAEPLYRQAVANGARYTQTLYNFADSLAKQNRFAEAESPLMQAISEQANYADAHYYLGWVYQQQGKLQDAEASYRNALKYKPDYAEPRINLATVMNNQGRLKEAEEQLEQVRKTQPGNPVMLYTLGEVYRKTNRTQEAIAILTQLTNAQPTHQQGMLSLAQSLEQSGNLAEAKLKYQRVAEMSPQTNEANIARDRLAMLP